Proteins from one Penicillium digitatum chromosome 2, complete sequence genomic window:
- a CDS encoding kinase-like protein, translated as MDGHPVLLKPDGILRIITLGGSGGIHQDSNHQVLKAPLKHNTQGCNKDVIAFVASTEEYSEECIAREKLIYQSLPNDDPNILKCLGITERGIQLPFLQHGDIRTYLKSHSIDAATKDRWIQNAIDAIVTIHAHGVVHCDISPRNFLVSNDLSILISDFAGSKINGLESLAEEETRYRLPLPPSSSRSTVTDIFALGSLIYEISTGICPFPDLDDEEIEKRYASQVFPALDHLEYGKIISKCWRSHYESAEMIKSDIRRLHEPPTIDTTELVSSLICCSLAVLSFGFTFWACARQNR; from the coding sequence ATGGACGGGCATCCTGTTCTTTTGAAGCCTGACGGCATCTTGCGGATCATTACGCTTGGAGGCTCCGGGGGTATCCATCAAGATTCCAACCACCAGGTTCTCAAAGCACCTCTCAAACACAATACTCAAGGATGTAACAAAGATGTTATCGCATTTGTTGCAAGTACCGAAGAATATTCAGAGGAATGCATTGCTCGCGAGAAACTCATTTATCAATCTCTCCCAAACGACGACCCCAATATCTTGAAGTGTCTAGGTATCACGGAAAGAGGAATCCAGCTCCCTTTCTTACAGCATGGGGACATCCGTACCTATCTGAAATCCCATTCAATCGATGCGGCGACCAAAGATCGGTGGATCCAAAATGCGATTGATGCTATTGTTACTATTCATGCACATGGTGTCGTTCATTGCGACATCAGTCCTCGCAATTTTCTCGTTAGCAATGATCTTTCAATTCTGATTTCTGATTTCGCTGGATCTAAGATCAATGGCCTTGAGTCTTTAGCTGAGGAAGAAACTCGGTATCGGCTACCTCTACCTCCTTCGTCTTCTCGGAGTACCGTCACAGATATTTTTGCGCTTGGCTCCCTCATATACGAAATCTCTACTGGCATATGTCCTTTCCCAGATCTAgacgatgaagaaattgagaagCGATATGCCTCGCAAGTTTTTCCAGCTCTAGATCACCTCGAGTACGGCAAGATTATCTCAAAATGCTGGAGGTCGCACTATGAATCTGCTGAAATGATAAAGAGCGATATTCGCCGTCTCCATGAACCTCCTACCATTGATACGACCGAGCTCGTTTCCTCGCTTATTTGCTGTTCTCTGGCTGTGCTTAGTTTCGGATTTACTTTCTGGGCATGTGCGAGGCAAAATAGATAA
- a CDS encoding Protease inhibitor I4, serpin: protein MPPKGSSKPITDYNAFVRLPDPSVKRKRAEATKERLRGIHFNFQKFTSQLTPPDYKYWLENITLRFIEGFIRWYLDEHNEEYHSSLMTVVRFFRMYWSEETGRELSRELGQDVTALSNDLSKEYGLNLGAKQQPPFSINELLLVTHHLLDACDMAFPTFRCLLQLNTLRKMMASTSARPGTLTLSTGYMRGNDALKWKDIELFMVKNPEDPGSQILLMKVQHRLNKGRRNEGAP, encoded by the exons ATGCCACCCAAAGGGTCCTCGAAGCCCATCACGGACTATAATGCCTTTGTCCGGTTGCCAGACCCATCTGTCAAACGCAAGAGAGCCGAAGCAACGAAAGAACGACTGCGGGGAATTCATTTTAACTTCCAGAA ATTTACATCGCAACTCACGCCGCCCGATTATAAGTATTGGCTTGAAAACATCACATTAAGATTCATTGAAGGCTTCATTCGCTGGTATTTAGATGAACACAACGAAGAATACCACTCTAGTCTCATGACAGTGGTGAGGTTTTTCAGGATGTATTGGAGCGAAGAAACAGGCCGTGAGCTTTCTCGTGAATTAGGGCAGGATGTGACTGCA CTTTCTAATGATCTTAGTAAAGAGTATGGGCTTAACTTAGGGGCTAAGCAACAGCCGCCATTTAGCATCAACGAGCTCTTGCTTGTTACCCATCATTTGCTAGATGCCTGTGATATGGCTTTTCCTACTTTCCGATGCCTTTTACAATTGAACACGTTGCGAAAAATGATGGCTTCAACATCAGCGCGGCCTGGAACTCTGACTTTGTCTACCGGGTACATGAGGGGCAATGATGCCCTTAAATGGAAGGATATTGAGCTATTTATGGTGAAAAATCCAGAGGATCCCGGTTCTCAAATCCTTCTTATGAAGGTACAGCACAGGCTTAACAAGGGAAGGAGAAATGAAGGAGCTCCGTGA
- a CDS encoding Polynucleotidyl transferase, ribonuclease H fold has translation MELYNTRYSPNFHSNLISHGLMMKASLLVNFRSNCIETTEGRQGFQYPKLSPENLILATKKSAQEPRSEGSIHTWHRRLGHVGTERIEKLAEMTEGITIESNPGKKKQAKHMVCSEGYTSTWYKTKQHTMVIFG, from the exons ATGGAGTTGTATAACACAAGATACTCTCCGAACTTCCACAGTAATCTGATATCccatggattgatgatgaaagcCAGCTTGCTCGTTAATTTCAGGAGCAACTGCATTGAAACCACTGAAGGGAGACAG GGTTTTCAATACCCTAAGTTGTCACCTGAAAACTTGATCCTCGCCACGAAGAAATCAGCTCAAGAACCAAGATCCGAAGGATCTATTCATACCTGGCATAGACGCCTTGGTCACGTTGGGACCGAGCGTATCGAAAAGCTTGCAGAGATGACTGAGGGCATCACCATTGAAAGCAaccctggcaagaagaagcag GCCAAGCATATGGTGTGTTCGGAAGGGTACACTTCGACTTGGTACAAAACCAAACAGCACACAATGGTCATATTTGGTTAA
- a CDS encoding FluG domain protein has product MEEAVLEALNSFKNWGWWPKFMYTERNDSLGLCVIHDILITPIHFKEGLGDIPVLRRAMRTDNGSWVTNPENALLCSQAQSWEQTACEKAGFPDKGSLYKYRKGAAVNLRHLDEHSRNAVMGHRKGGTFASYVSVLDDTQSIYMGTPTRDSLLNLAIHANLKRDASAPQDLTIEQKKSLEMDSELRDLRKAQKSLRITLIAEFRRLQKAREANDARWHEFTRLQNKIWARQRKLYRKAKKTARDEFFQNIGNQIIERNHQGNPIIFTPDTSHIQPERRALSHLEFKNRDVDTVGDTELLEDRIQSLELRLKLHSLHVPKTLKKRIKFGQHVSKKAGATEDFRWKHPKKAGTDGGLLPSKSSTGLECPVCLGRQDLHPSARTYPYARKDVLKRHFETHKLPFVFKRDDRQCDYPGCPEVLFTLARYKIHLEDDHNISL; this is encoded by the exons atggaagaagcagttcttgaagctctgaatagcttcaaaaactggggg tggtg GCCTAAATTCATGTACACCGAAAGAAATGACAGTTTGGGACTTTGTGTTATTCATGATATACTTAT CACGCCCATCCATTTTAAAGAAGGCTTGGGGGATATTCCTGTCTTAAGACGCGCTATGCGAACGGACAACGGGAGTTGGGTCACAAACCCAGAAAATGCTCTTCTATGCAGCCAAGCGCAGAGCTGGGAGCAAACTGCCTGTGAAAAGGCCGGTTTTCCGGATAAAGGGTCGCTTTACAAATACCGCAAAGGGGCAGCGGTAAACCTGA GGCACCTCGACGAGCATTCACGAAATGCAGTTATGGGTCATCGAAAAGGTGGCACATTTGCAAGTTATGTCTCTGTGCTAGACGATACTCAATCTATTTACATGGGGACTCCAACTAGGGATTCGTTACTTAACCTCGCGATCCATGCAAATCTAAAACGGGATGCCTCCGCGCCTCAAGACCTGACAATTGAGCAGAAAAAGTCTCTTGAAATGGATAGCGAACTTCGGGATTTGAGAAAGGCGCAGAAGTCGCTCCGGATCACTCTCATTGCAGAGTTTCGCCGCCTACAGAAGGCCCGTGAAGCCAATGACGCGCGTTGGCATGAATTTACACGACTGCAAAACAAGATCTGGGCACGACAGAGAAAATTATACAGAAAAGCCAAGAAGACCGCTCGTGATGAATTCTTCCAAAATATTGGGAACCAGATCATAGAGCGCAACCATCAGGGGAATCCCATCATCTTTACACCAGATACCTCTCATATACAGCCGGAGAGAAGAGCTCTTTCACACCTCGAATTTAAGAACAGAGATGTCGATACCGTCGGTGATACCGAGTTACTTGAAGATCGCATTCAGTCCCTAGAACTACGACTCAAGCTCCACAGTCTTCATGTACCTaagacattgaaaaagcGGATCAAATTCGGTCAACACGTGTCAAAAAAGGCCGGGGCAACTGAAGATTTCCGATGGAAACACCCAAAGAAAGCTGGGACCGATGGGGGATTGCTTCCATCAAAAAGTTCTACTGGCCTTGAATGTCCGGTGTGTCTGGGGCGCCAGGATCTACATCCTTCCGCCAGAACCTACCCGTATGCACGCAAGGATGTGCTGAAACGTCATTTCGAGACCCACAAATTACCATTTGTATTCAAGAGAGATGATCGGCAGTGTGATTATCCCGGTTGCCCGGAGGTTCTGTTTACACTGGCGCGATACAAAATTCATCTTGAAGATGATCATAATATTAGCCTGTGA